In Homalodisca vitripennis isolate AUS2020 unplaced genomic scaffold, UT_GWSS_2.1 ScUCBcl_6781;HRSCAF=14153, whole genome shotgun sequence, the sequence CTGATAGAAGAATGATAACCGGGGGTTAGGACACACGCAGACAAACATCCCTACAGTCACCCCCTCAATCCTCTTGCTTTGTTCCATCACACGCTCTCGCTCATCACCACTCCCCCCCCCAGCCTCTcccaaccccacccccccccctcacacccccccctccccccctcccccccacacCCTCCCGACCCCCTcgctccccccccccctctcccccCGGTCCCCCCCATCCCCCTAACGCTCCCCCTTACCGCCTCACCCCTCCCCGCGTCGTTATCcctctcaccccccccccctgtACCCCCCACCCTCAACAACGCCCCATCCGAACCCACCAGATCGCCCTAACCCACCGCCCCCCTCTGCGCCTCCCTACCGTATACCTCCCCCGCCTACTACCTACGGCCAGCCCTCCCCTCCTCCCGCTCCTCCAGCCTCCTCTTACCTCATTCCCAATAAGCCGTCCCCTCTCCCTCCACCTCCTCGCGCCCCCTTCCCGCCTCGtcgcctcccccccccccccccgccctcCCCCTCCCTGCCCAGCCCGCCCCCTGGGGCCGCCCCCCATAGGGGCCACCAGCCCTGGCGCCGGGCCGCCCCCCAGTTCGGTGCTACAGAACGACACCtcaccaaccccccccccctccttcccagcaaccccccccccctccccttCCATCCCCCCCCCTCGCTTTCTCCTCCCAGCCTCCCTCCcccacccccctccccccccccgtCCCCACTCAGCCCCCCCCCGGCGCCCCCCCCAGAGTCCTCCCCCCCCCcgcccaccaccccccccccaccccccccccagcAACCCCTCCCCCAAGAATCCGCCCGCGCCACGTTGACCCCACAAAGCCACCCCCACCTCCCCGCCCACAATGCCGCACGGCTCCCCACCCGGGCCCCACTCAGACGGCCCCCACCACCGCGACCACGACCCCCCACCGAGACCACCGACCCCCCCTTcaaccccccctccccccaccacccTCTGCCGCCCCACCGCCGCCGCCAAACCCAAGCCCACCTGCCCGCCCGGGCCCCCTCCACAACCCCCCACTGAGCCCCCCCCCGTGCAAACCCCCCCCCGCCCCCGAACCCCCCTCCGACCCCACCCCCCACCCACACCCCCCACCCCCACCTCCCCACCCCCCCCGCCCCCCCGCcgccccccacccccccaccgcCCGACCCCACACCCCGCCACACCCCCGGGCGCCTCCCCCCCGCCCCCCCCTACCCCTCTggcaccccctcccccccccccccccccacgtaCCCcgcccccacccccacccccgcCACGACCTATTAacgattcatttatattttttgctttaattgAATTCTAGAAATGCATTATGGATTAACGTTTGTTGGGGGACGGGATGAGggacatataattatttaataggcAATATTTAAAGGTTTGTTCAAAATTCATCTTTCTACGAATAATACTAACCGGTAAGGAAAATAAGAGAGACAGTTCTTTTCCATTgtattggggtagattttgaaaatactacaGCCCTATTCAAACATCTTTACGTATTTAAGGTTctaaaggttatttttatttactgagtAGGGTAATACCGGAAACGAACTGTATCCTTTTATATGCAACTAGAAGatataaatagaagaaatatTCAGAATgcagtaaagtaaataaaatcattttttaaacattcttttaatatATAGTGGACCatcattttttaatagattacctcaaccatattaaagaagaaaaactaataatataaagtattttagtcCTGAAAGTAAACTTTGGTTTTGTTTAGTCATCACGATACTTGCGTTTTTAAAAACCAGATGAGTTGGCCTAAAtgcttaactatttattttttagttcctTTTATTTAAAACCTCTTAACGCCCCCACTAgtgccaaatttgtcacatacCCCAATTTTTATGCATTGTAGTATAGTGGTCAGAATGAAAATTACAACCTTAAATGACCCATTGTGACACATATGcgaactattttcaataatttacttgTTACTGTGCTGTTGCCTGGTGGCAGTTATGTTGAACTACAAGCCAGTGAGCCAGTATCTACCATACACAGTAAACACACCAGATTCCTTCATTAACCCTCTAAAGTTCTTCATACCTGTATTTTAGCAGAAAAAAAAAGTACAGTACcccttttcttataaaatatggTCTAGTTTAACATAGTGTAACTGAAAGTGTGTTACAGTAGTTtaagttcataaataaatatgtccttaGTTTATGTTTTTGATGATGTCTTATTTCTAGggtttgtgccaaatttgtcacattgGGCACAACTGTAAAACTGGCAGTCTTTGTCAGTTTGCGTCCCAAAAATGGGCACATTGGGCATTAAAGTCAACCTACAAAGCTTTTTGtacaacaatgtttaatttttgtcagATTTGGTCATCAATTGTCGACTAAGAAGAACATAACCATACAACTACACTTCGCTTTTACCCCCGATGACAGTGAAGACAGTTTGGTGGATGGACTACAGATGAGGATCACAGAAATTAACACCCCTGGGCCGTGGACAAAAAGAACAAGTTAgccttattttgtaagtttagaTTTATACCATTAATTCCCCATAATTAACTTAGTGTAGGCTGCATACttactaatctaaatttatattcaatactaataggctatgttctgtttattatatgtcttttcttgttatgacagcaccatttttaatgcacacggttaggataattcagattatgttacactaggctgtatagaaaattgtttcagcggtgctgttatatactagtaaagacctcaatatgttatttattttagtgtgaaatacatacttttttgtggtttgaaaaaaagcaaggcaacagcgagtttgttttgttttcagtgaACAATGCAGCGAGCTCCAGTGATGTCACAGATGAAGACGAAGAGAACATCCCTTCAACGTCTACAGCcacaaaaaagaagattccaaaaaaaccAGCACCTGCTTGGAATGAAGTGAATCCAGATAACAGTGAGAAACCTTCTCCGCCAATGCTAGAATTAAGTAACGAACATGTACTTCAGTCTCCAGTTGActacttcaaagatttttttgacaATGACCTTTTAACTTTGATTGCTACTCAGTCAAACTTGTATAGTGTCCAAAAAAATCCGAATAAACCCTTGAATACCTCAGAGAAGGAAGTAGAGCAGTTTATAGGCATTTGCATCTACATGAGCATTTATGGTCTACCTAGGAGTAGGATGTATTGGAATGGAAATACACGAGTAAAAAAGGTTGCACATGTTATGTCACGTAACAGATGGGAGTAACTGAAGGCCAACTTGCACTTCAATAACAATGATCACATGCCATTACAGAATGATCCAAACAAAGATAGGCTATTTAAAATCCGCCCACTAGTTGATGCTCttcaaaaacaaattcaaaaacattcctaTTGAGGAACAAATGCTCTGTGTTGATGAACAGATTGTGCCCTTCAAAGGCACATCTTTACTAAAACAGTAACAACCCGATGAAACCCCACAAGTGGGGATACAAACTGTTTGTACTTTGTGACAGCAAGGGTCTGATTCACAATTTTGAGATCTACACTGGTCGCATACTACCTGCTACTTCCCTACCTGACATTGGAGctagttcaaatgttgttttacgacTGGTTGAAACACTTGCctcgtaatgaaaacaaattcttaatcTATTTTGATAACTGGTACTCATCACCAGCTCTCTTAGTGACTCTAGCAAATATTGGTTTCCAATCCCTCGGGACCATTCGACTAGGACGATTTCCAGGCTTGTTGTTTTCATctgaccaagaaatgaaaaagaaaggcCGTGGGTCTTATGAGGAAAAAGAGGCAACAATTGATGGGGTAaaaattagggctgtaaaatgGTTAGACAATCGAGGGGTGTCTCTTGCGTCAACTTTTGAGTCTGCTTGCCCTATCAACACCTGTGCAACGCTTTGACTCTAAAGGTCGTGAGCAGATTGATGTCACTTGCCCTAAAATCGTTACAACATACAATAAGTTCATGGGGGGAGTGGACCTTCTAGATGGACTTATCAGCTACTACCGAATTAATCTAAGATCTCGGAagttttatttgaggtttttcttCCACTTTGTTGACGTAAGTATTGTCAATGGATGGCTTCTCTTCAGACGAGACTGTCAACATAATGGAATTGCTAAGCCAGGGAGTAATGGATTTGCTAGCTTTCCGGTGTGAGGTGGCCGAGTCTCTTTGTAACTTAGGAGCTGACCCAATAAAAAGAGGAAGGCCATCAACAGACAGGGTAGAGAAcgaattttcaaaagaaaaagaagaaaggtccATGTGTCAATATCCCTATACCAGATGTTAGAAAAGATGGAGTTGGACATTGGCCATCTGTTGTCGAAGATAGGCAGAGATGCAAGCATCCCTTCTGCAAGCAGAAATCATCCATTATGTGTGAAAAGTGTAAAGTTCACCTCTGCCTAAACAAAGGAAAGAACTGTTTTGTGGATTTCCACTTGTAAGGTGCTCCTTATACTGTGTAGTTAATGTGTTTTaacttataattctaaatatactgtaattatgaagcaatatactattagtttttcttatgtcctgtttactttctctaaagtGCACTATTTTCTCTATTGCCCAATGTGCCAGATTTGGCActtacccaaaatttggttaaatagtaaatttaaaaatctgaaaaaaattacaggtcatctaagtaccatttaaagtaacttttagcataaaataattttttttatatactgcatcATGTAAGTGGGCATTAAGaggttaatgtaaataatattttaaagaacttgttttagttttagtataatTAGCTGTTCCctttcatattttgtaatctgaGTACATGGCATAATTTGTATACTGTAGTTTCTAGTTAGTTTGTTGTAGTAAGTTCTTAACTTATGGAATATGAGTCAGCTAAGTCTGACAGAACTGCCACAAGGAGTGCGGCCTTAACTGGCAGCAACATGAACAACCTGGGACTCAATgaagtaactttgttttttaagtatttttgtttttaaactggaCCATCACTTACTTGTAAAAGTTGGTCAGTTCCAATTATCCAGAGTTTTTTTAAGTTGTGTTAACCATGTGTTATTCTGATtattggaataaatcattattttccatttaactttaaaagtgtATTAGAGTTTGAATTAGTGTTGGCAAAATTTTGGTTTGCGGTTTGAACCCTTTGATAATAGCTAAGAACTTGAGTTTGATTCTGGTTTACCATAAATGTGTAAATAGATTAAACTCTCTTCCTGTGCACACTGGTTCATTTGTGATACTCCCTTTCTTTaatgaaatctaaaaaattaattgaacaaaaaattcatcagtacttttacaaaataatgatcaaaatataatataacctgTAATTACATATCAGAGTTTTCCTTGTAACTTTTCCGAAAAAAGCAGGTACCATTTATACCAATCACCAATACCAACTTGGTATTGGTATTGGCTATTGCAAGTTACGATGTTCAATTTCGGTCAGCATTGatccaaaaatttcaaaacaaaatattatctatTGAAAGAACTTCATTTCCTGTTAggacataataaaaaaatgactATTGTTAGCAAacaagtataaaactaattactgACTATTTTAATATACTCTAGAActtaccataaataaatataatatttaattacatcttgaacacattttttaatattaatttttaatctatgacATTTTTGTGGACTTATTGATATGCagattttgtttagtaatttttaaaagacaaatataattaacagaaaaaattagtaatttttgtcTACGTTTAGGTAGTAGAAACTTACTaaattttacgatattttaaaaggctactttaattagtttttattttcgtGGGACATTTCATTTCTTggaaaaactaaacaatatttttgggaCGTTTGTATTTAGACTacaccaatttatttttttactccaaTCAGAACTACATGTCTCCGCGTGATGTTTTTAGGGTTGTTGGTGTGTGCTGCCTAAGAGTCTACAAATGGAGACTTTCAGCCATCATGAAAATTTCTAAAATGAGTTACTTGAAACCTagaaaaataattactacaatAGTAGTTCGGTGAAGAGGACCATTTTCAAATTACAGATCCTTCCAGCCCTTTCTGTAGCATCAGGgtattaaaacaaacatcttgaaaataatttttgatttttaggATAATAAAAAGGTTAAACAAGGACCTCCACACTAATTTTAACATGTTGCTTACTAACTCCTGGTCAAAAACATAAGTACAACTCCACCCTAGGCTAATCAATCTCCTGGTATATATTCCATTACCATCCCCACAGGACCAACCTAGAACCAGGGAGGAGAACAAGGAGATAATCTCCTGTGTCTGTCATTAACCACTCTTCCACTCACGTTGCCT encodes:
- the LOC124373946 gene encoding piggyBac transposable element-derived protein 1-like, which translates into the protein MLELSNEHVLQSPVDYFKDFFDNDLLTLIATQSNLYSVQKNPNKPLNTSEKEVEQFIGICIYMSIYGLPRSRMYWNGNTRVKKVAHVMSRNRWE